Proteins found in one Butyricicoccus intestinisimiae genomic segment:
- a CDS encoding cytidylate kinase-like family protein, protein MKKQDMVITISREYGTGGHDIGKRLAALLDVPFYDSEIVKMTARQHNLDEDRLNEMENQSKNPLPFGLGGFGAVADSDDRMFILQSQTILELAQKPCVIVGRCADYVLQDNPNRYSIFLYSSLKARMENIKKFHPEQNPATETVKMDRRRAAYYKYHTGQEWGKPSNYHLCMDTSTLGPKTAQVLADVVRAVQQERERT, encoded by the coding sequence ATGAAAAAACAGGATATGGTGATTACCATCAGCCGTGAATACGGCACCGGCGGCCATGATATTGGCAAGAGATTGGCCGCTCTGCTGGATGTGCCTTTTTATGACAGCGAAATCGTGAAGATGACCGCACGGCAGCACAATTTGGATGAAGATCGTCTGAATGAAATGGAAAATCAGTCGAAAAATCCACTCCCGTTTGGTCTCGGAGGCTTTGGCGCCGTAGCGGATTCCGATGACCGCATGTTTATTTTACAATCTCAGACAATTTTAGAGCTTGCACAAAAGCCCTGTGTTATCGTTGGACGCTGTGCAGATTACGTTTTACAGGATAATCCCAATCGCTACAGTATTTTTCTGTATTCGAGCCTGAAGGCACGTATGGAAAATATCAAGAAGTTCCATCCGGAGCAGAATCCGGCAACGGAAACCGTCAAGATGGATCGCCGCCGTGCGGCTTACTATAAATATCACACCGGTCAGGAATGGGGCAAACCTTCCAACTATCATCTGTGCATGGATACGAGCACATTAGGGCCGAAGACAGCACAGGTGCTGGCGGATGTGGTACGAGCTGTACAGCAGGAAAGAGAAAGGACTTAA
- a CDS encoding MFS transporter produces the protein MNETKTGGLNVGVRISYGLGDTACNIVFGMISALLTLFYTDYAGVAVATVGLAMLVSRVFDGFSDVIMGVLVSKTKTKWGKARPWILWMAIPYAVCAVSMFCVPQSSNTIQFWYIFITYNLCTTVCYTAINVPYGTLSTMMTRSSHERDLLSIFRMALSPVGKIIAVTFTLPVVKMMGNDQAAWIKTMSIWCVIAVILLFICFFQCKETVNLEQQAANTKKVGAGRQIKALLSNPYFWATLILWTVTCVHTTIIGTDLPYYCKYVLGNDNIYSLIYTAEIVSLIVGAIACPMLLKKFNKRDLSLFGCIVVVVAHALIMVNPTNVGWLLAMTIIRSLGQAPLTSVVFGMMGDVVEYGQWKSHLRQESLVFGAGSMGFKIGTGITSAVMTLMLEGAGFLSSTAGGAVQPDSAISMITTIFKFGPIFVWIVAIIVLVFYKLDKIYPKVMKDLAEREARGEM, from the coding sequence ATGAATGAAACGAAAACAGGCGGATTGAACGTAGGTGTCCGCATTTCATATGGCTTGGGTGATACCGCCTGCAACATTGTATTTGGTATGATTAGTGCCCTGCTGACGCTGTTCTATACAGACTATGCAGGCGTAGCCGTGGCAACCGTTGGTCTTGCCATGCTGGTTTCCCGTGTATTTGACGGCTTCTCGGATGTCATCATGGGCGTTCTAGTCAGCAAGACAAAGACAAAGTGGGGCAAGGCGCGTCCGTGGATTTTGTGGATGGCTATCCCGTATGCTGTGTGTGCGGTTTCGATGTTCTGTGTACCGCAGAGCAGCAACACGATTCAGTTCTGGTACATCTTTATCACCTACAACCTGTGCACCACCGTTTGCTACACAGCAATCAACGTTCCGTATGGTACGCTGTCTACCATGATGACACGTTCCTCTCACGAGCGTGACTTGCTGTCCATCTTCCGCATGGCACTGTCTCCGGTCGGTAAGATTATCGCAGTTACATTTACCCTGCCGGTTGTAAAGATGATGGGCAATGACCAAGCAGCATGGATTAAGACCATGAGTATCTGGTGTGTCATCGCCGTGATTCTTCTGTTTATCTGCTTCTTCCAGTGCAAGGAAACCGTGAATCTGGAGCAGCAGGCAGCAAATACCAAAAAGGTTGGTGCCGGCCGCCAGATTAAAGCGCTGCTGAGCAATCCGTACTTCTGGGCAACCCTGATTCTCTGGACCGTTACCTGTGTACATACCACGATCATCGGCACCGATCTGCCGTATTACTGCAAATATGTACTGGGCAATGATAACATTTACAGCTTGATTTACACGGCAGAGATTGTATCTTTGATTGTCGGCGCCATTGCGTGCCCGATGCTGCTGAAGAAGTTCAACAAGCGCGACTTGTCGCTGTTTGGCTGTATCGTAGTCGTTGTTGCACATGCACTGATTATGGTGAACCCGACCAATGTTGGCTGGCTGCTCGCTATGACAATTATCCGTTCTCTCGGTCAGGCTCCGCTTACTTCTGTTGTTTTCGGAATGATGGGAGATGTGGTAGAATATGGTCAGTGGAAGAGCCATCTGCGTCAGGAGAGCTTGGTGTTCGGCGCAGGCTCGATGGGCTTCAAGATCGGCACCGGTATCACAAGTGCGGTAATGACGCTGATGCTGGAGGGCGCAGGCTTCCTCAGCTCGACAGCAGGCGGCGCTGTACAGCCGGATTCCGCAATCAGCATGATTACGACCATCTTCAAGTTTGGCCCGATTTTTGTTTGGATTGTTGCAATTATCGTTCTGGTATTCTATAAGCTGGATAAGATTTATCCGAAGGTTATGAAGGATCTGGCAGAGCGTGAAGCACGCGGAGAAATGTAA
- a CDS encoding sugar phosphate isomerase/epimerase family protein: MLKLGYNEATCKENSTVEKDLELCEKYGYDYIELRLDMLKDYLKTHTVDDLKAFFAKSHLKPFAFNSIENINFCNELEWKELVELFTFGCEIAQQIGNPYMIVVPTVTPEICTKNEKEVFDDSVKVLNQLADIAEPYGVKLSFEPIGDKKWCCNSVRQALEIVQAVNRDSVGLTVDCINVYLHDKCADVEYIKKIPKEKLFVFHINDCEDLPLGILDHCHRLMPGLGAIPVQAVSDAVQAVGYDGPACLELFRPEYWQMDAEDVIKMGADTTRPFL, encoded by the coding sequence ATGTTGAAACTTGGTTATAATGAAGCTACCTGTAAGGAAAATTCTACGGTAGAAAAGGATTTGGAACTTTGCGAAAAGTATGGCTATGACTATATCGAGCTGCGTCTGGATATGCTCAAGGACTATCTCAAGACCCATACGGTCGATGACCTCAAGGCGTTCTTTGCCAAGAGCCACCTGAAGCCGTTCGCATTCAACTCGATTGAAAATATCAATTTTTGCAATGAGCTGGAGTGGAAGGAACTGGTTGAGCTGTTTACGTTCGGCTGCGAAATCGCACAGCAGATCGGCAACCCGTACATGATTGTCGTTCCGACTGTGACGCCGGAGATTTGCACTAAGAATGAGAAGGAAGTCTTTGACGATTCCGTGAAGGTACTCAATCAGCTCGCAGACATTGCGGAGCCGTATGGCGTCAAGCTGTCCTTTGAACCGATTGGCGATAAAAAGTGGTGCTGCAACAGCGTGCGGCAGGCACTGGAAATCGTACAGGCAGTAAATCGCGACAGCGTAGGCTTGACGGTAGACTGCATCAACGTGTATCTGCATGATAAGTGCGCAGATGTCGAGTACATCAAAAAGATTCCGAAAGAGAAGCTGTTTGTCTTCCATATCAATGACTGCGAAGACCTGCCGCTTGGCATTCTCGACCACTGCCATCGTCTGATGCCGGGTCTGGGTGCCATTCCGGTACAGGCAGTTTCCGATGCCGTTCAGGCAGTCGGTTATGATGGCCCAGCTTGTTTGGAGTTGTTCCGTCCGGAATATTGGCAGATGGACGCAGAAGACGTTATCAAGATGGGCGCAGATACCACGCGACCGTTTCTGTAA
- a CDS encoding YhgE/Pip domain-containing protein, with amino-acid sequence MKNIWQIFKRDVLRIRTNVIAMIVIMGVTVVPCLYAWFNIAGSWDPYSNTGNLKVAVASVDDGYEGSLIPIRINIGDQVLSSLRENTQMDWVFTSQENAVSGVQSGEYYAAIVIPKDFSNKMMSIFSDDIQKPDIIYYSNAKENAIAPKVTDKGASAIQKQINQTFIKTVSSTALTAFQSVSNMAKATGSESIADNLSNNLNQIAADLSSASATTQSFSNLTSSAQQLLTATSDSLDQAKTQTSSGKKALNDTKKSFSSLSSALGGATDSINDALSSGADFYSQVSATLDSAFDTQSKDVSAVADTLRTLAKKIDNVIDAYTSLRDSISSIETSHPELASLTQPIVAKLNSAITTQTDLRDKLNSTATSLQDSSTDLKTAKSELDALVKQSTQDVKSVQSDYESNLKRSLDSLSASVSDAEGSLSSLMSQIGKSADGVSGLAKSANSDLSQIQSALNNSGSLLSDAAKKITDTTAKLDEMKQSGDYSELKTLLSDNQDALTAFLATPVSLKTHQVYKIDNYGSSMAPFYSTLSIWIGGIVLVAMLKVTVSKKCLEGLHRVKTHQIYLGRYIIFLIVGLMQSTLIAAGDLWYLGIQCEHPFLFLLACWFSSIVYVNIIYTLTVSFGDIGKAISVVLLVMQVAGSGGTFPIEVAPKFFQMVYPLLPFVHSMAAMRETVGGMYGMTYWIELGKLGIFLILSLIVGLLLRKPIIRLNDAFTEKLEETKIM; translated from the coding sequence ATGAAAAATATATGGCAAATATTCAAACGGGATGTTCTGCGCATCCGCACAAACGTCATTGCCATGATTGTTATCATGGGAGTTACTGTCGTCCCCTGCCTGTACGCATGGTTTAACATTGCGGGCAGCTGGGATCCGTATTCCAACACCGGCAATCTAAAAGTAGCCGTAGCCAGCGTCGATGACGGTTACGAAGGCAGTTTGATTCCCATTCGCATCAATATCGGTGATCAGGTGTTGTCTTCCCTGCGCGAAAACACGCAGATGGATTGGGTGTTTACCAGCCAAGAAAATGCCGTGTCCGGCGTGCAGTCGGGTGAATACTACGCCGCGATTGTCATTCCAAAAGATTTCAGCAACAAAATGATGAGTATTTTTTCGGATGACATTCAAAAGCCAGACATTATTTATTATTCCAATGCCAAGGAAAACGCCATCGCGCCGAAGGTCACAGACAAAGGCGCTTCTGCGATTCAGAAACAAATCAATCAGACCTTTATCAAAACGGTTTCCAGCACTGCGCTGACTGCGTTCCAGTCGGTTTCCAACATGGCAAAAGCAACCGGTTCGGAGTCGATTGCAGACAATCTGTCCAACAATCTCAATCAGATTGCCGCTGATTTGTCCTCTGCGAGTGCCACCACGCAGTCGTTTTCCAATTTGACCTCCTCGGCGCAGCAATTGCTCACGGCAACCTCCGATTCGCTGGATCAGGCGAAAACCCAGACTTCCAGCGGCAAGAAGGCGCTGAACGACACAAAAAAGTCATTTTCCAGTCTAAGTAGCGCACTGGGCGGTGCAACGGACAGCATCAACGACGCGCTCAGCTCCGGTGCAGACTTCTACAGTCAAGTCTCTGCGACCTTGGATTCCGCCTTTGACACGCAGTCCAAGGATGTCTCCGCCGTTGCAGATACGCTTCGCACGCTTGCCAAAAAGATAGACAATGTCATTGATGCGTATACGTCTCTGCGCGATTCCATTTCTTCGATAGAAACCTCCCATCCGGAACTGGCTTCTTTGACACAGCCGATTGTCGCAAAGCTCAACAGCGCTATCACCACGCAGACCGATTTGCGCGACAAGCTCAACAGCACAGCGACTTCGCTGCAGGATTCCAGCACCGACCTCAAAACCGCGAAATCCGAGCTGGATGCTCTTGTAAAGCAGAGCACGCAGGATGTCAAGAGTGTGCAGTCGGATTATGAATCCAATCTGAAACGTTCGCTCGACAGCCTTTCGGCTTCTGTCTCAGATGCCGAGGGCAGCCTGAGCAGCTTGATGTCTCAAATCGGAAAAAGTGCAGACGGCGTGTCCGGACTGGCGAAATCGGCAAACTCTGATTTGTCACAAATCCAGTCTGCACTCAACAATTCCGGCAGCCTGCTTTCGGATGCCGCAAAGAAAATCACCGACACCACCGCCAAGCTGGATGAGATGAAACAGAGCGGCGATTATTCCGAATTAAAGACGCTGCTCAGCGACAACCAAGACGCGCTCACTGCCTTTCTTGCAACGCCGGTTTCTCTGAAAACCCATCAGGTTTACAAGATTGACAACTATGGCTCGTCAATGGCGCCATTTTATTCCACGCTTTCTATCTGGATTGGCGGCATCGTCCTCGTTGCCATGTTGAAAGTAACCGTATCGAAAAAGTGCCTTGAGGGACTGCACCGCGTCAAAACCCATCAGATTTATTTGGGACGATATATTATCTTTCTGATTGTCGGCCTCATGCAAAGCACCTTGATTGCAGCCGGTGATCTGTGGTATTTGGGTATTCAATGCGAGCATCCGTTCCTATTCTTACTCGCTTGCTGGTTCTCCAGTATTGTGTATGTCAATATTATCTACACGCTGACCGTGTCCTTCGGAGACATCGGCAAAGCCATCAGCGTTGTCCTGCTCGTCATGCAGGTAGCTGGTTCTGGCGGCACCTTCCCGATTGAAGTTGCGCCGAAGTTCTTCCAGATGGTGTATCCGCTGCTTCCGTTCGTCCACAGCATGGCTGCCATGCGCGAGACAGTCGGTGGCATGTATGGCATGACCTATTGGATCGAGCTGGGCAAGCTGGGTATTTTCCTGATTCTCTCTCTGATCGTTGGTCTGCTGCTGCGCAAACCAATCATTCGACTCAACGATGCTTTCACAGAAAAGCTGGAAGAAACCAAAATTATGTAA